In Roseimicrobium gellanilyticum, one genomic interval encodes:
- a CDS encoding OmpA family protein — MSRTRRNRFHPHGGALGPILLILVALAISGAVFFFFTKKKIDAQREAAMAEQAAAEAAAQQAVNAPGAAAQTPGAGTQAAGQPAAAPAPAPAPVLGFARPVDVAEQLARSMMIGDLPAAAKIISGGDPSQEAGAMAALNKIKELGYKPVQPDLIQTIGQVGPAVRLGIPLIKAGGGQEQIRIQIDVQKDPDMGWKVGTVRLPKELEQVMAAVTPPVTAPPTINPQGGAPIPPSTPAAKPLFVLEARPDAIVFASDFVGHLLKLDYDAVNRLVDSERVPPMKVAGLCIVFEDGKYKLAGSKPLVVTVATENTSWIIAKVQSDLLKEETEFGLELEKKGDGWRVIGLNLSKLLADNARSSTAAGVPYTPLVQNPKGGESIALYYEYDSDILHPRAQTQLKIIASILKNSPTRKIKIGGHTDALGADAYNLALSKKRADAVKQFFLDEGVPVAQIETIGFGKANPLSPNVKGDGTDNPEGRSRNRRAEILLDF, encoded by the coding sequence ATGTCCCGAACCCGCCGCAATCGATTCCACCCGCATGGTGGAGCGCTTGGACCCATCCTCTTGATCCTGGTGGCACTGGCCATCAGCGGGGCGGTGTTTTTCTTCTTCACGAAGAAAAAAATCGACGCTCAGCGCGAAGCGGCCATGGCGGAACAAGCCGCTGCGGAAGCTGCGGCCCAACAAGCCGTCAACGCTCCCGGTGCTGCAGCACAAACACCCGGAGCCGGAACTCAAGCCGCCGGGCAGCCCGCCGCCGCGCCAGCACCCGCTCCCGCCCCTGTGCTTGGCTTTGCTCGACCCGTGGATGTCGCGGAGCAACTCGCCCGCAGCATGATGATCGGTGACTTGCCGGCAGCGGCGAAGATCATCTCGGGCGGCGATCCTTCCCAGGAAGCTGGAGCCATGGCAGCTCTGAACAAAATCAAAGAACTGGGCTACAAGCCAGTGCAACCCGATCTCATCCAGACCATCGGGCAAGTAGGGCCGGCGGTACGCCTCGGCATTCCGCTGATAAAGGCCGGCGGCGGCCAGGAGCAAATCCGCATCCAGATCGATGTGCAGAAGGATCCCGACATGGGATGGAAAGTGGGCACCGTGCGCCTGCCGAAGGAACTCGAACAGGTCATGGCTGCCGTCACGCCGCCGGTCACCGCTCCACCGACCATCAATCCTCAGGGAGGTGCTCCCATTCCCCCGAGCACGCCCGCTGCGAAACCCCTCTTTGTGCTGGAGGCACGGCCGGATGCCATCGTCTTCGCCAGCGATTTCGTGGGCCACCTGCTCAAGCTGGACTATGACGCGGTGAACCGCCTGGTGGACAGTGAGCGCGTTCCACCCATGAAGGTGGCTGGCCTGTGCATTGTCTTCGAAGATGGAAAGTACAAGCTGGCCGGTTCCAAGCCACTCGTGGTCACCGTGGCCACGGAGAACACGAGCTGGATCATCGCCAAGGTGCAATCCGACCTGCTCAAGGAGGAGACGGAATTCGGCCTGGAACTGGAGAAGAAGGGAGACGGCTGGCGTGTCATCGGCCTGAACCTCTCCAAGCTGCTGGCAGACAATGCCCGCTCCTCCACCGCCGCGGGCGTACCCTACACCCCGCTGGTGCAGAACCCCAAGGGCGGTGAGAGCATTGCGCTCTACTACGAGTACGATTCCGACATCCTCCACCCCCGCGCCCAGACCCAGCTCAAGATCATCGCCAGCATCCTGAAGAACAGCCCGACCCGGAAGATCAAGATTGGTGGTCATACAGACGCCCTTGGGGCAGATGCGTACAACCTGGCCCTTTCCAAGAAGCGTGCGGACGCGGTGAAGCAATTCTTCCTGGATGAAGGGGTGCCGGTGGCGCAGATCGAGACCATCGGCTTCGGCAAGGCAAACCCCCTGAGCCCAAATGTGAAGGGGGATGGCACGGACAACCCTGAGGGCCGCTCCCGCAACCGTCGCGCGGAAATCCTGCTGGATTTTTAA
- a CDS encoding c-type cytochrome yields MTRLTRTLLAASFLVAGVPAALRAETPNWIWAAADAKPNQKVFFRKTFEVNPRDTVRLYAASDDSMTVYVNGKEALKGTGWDKIQVKDLSPFTSNGRNVISVEAGNGGNDKAGLLVKVVLETPKGVREVVSDGSWKQSDKAEDGWKNADFKDKEWKPAFVVAKLGEGPWKKVTNDTLAQAANLKAPEATAVKDIKIKEGFKVELLYSVPMAEQGSWVATCFDDKGRLIVSDQYGKLYRVTLPALGGKATDTKVEAIPAEIGEAQGLVYAFGSLYAITNSDKYPRGLWRIQDTNGDDQFDKVEQLRAFPNKGGEHGPHAVVVGPDGKSLYCIVGNQTPITELNSSCVPQHWDEDRLLAPLIGRGFMREVMAPGGWVAKTDPEGKNWELICTGFRNEYDAAFNKDGDLFTFDADMEWDFSVPWYRPTRVCHVLSGGEYGWRSLSKKWPVRWEDNLPPTVDIGPGSPTGVGFGYGAKFPQKYQDAFYICDWSYGKMYAVHLKKSGAGYAADFEEFMAAQPLPLTDVLISPKDGAMYVTIGGRRVQSGLYRVTYAGDTAATAKAPAMTKTGGGKLSLKELQAATVETKAVGFDGAAGGADSTEALHKLRRELEAYHKTDAKAVDFAWPHLGHEDRFIRFAARIALEHQPVESWKDRALNETNPRASLTALMALVRSAKGDKALLPLVLASLDKIDFATLKGIDRETYVRDYYLAFARLGEPEAALKEKTAAKLSKLFPTSDPWLNVDLTEVLTYLGDAAFLPKAVALVDTAPTQEEQIAHAMSLRFAKNGWTPELRERFFKWVCLRAPTYKGGASFSLFMQDIRKDAEAGLTDAEKVALKPVLEAKPDVQTPQFTFTPRNFVKNYTMADLDHLLGVGLEGGRNFDNGRNLFGQATCFACHRFGQEGGAIGPDLTSVAGKYSVRDLLVHIVEPSKEISDQYGQLEVTLNDGSKVFGRIMNLAGDRITLNINMMDPNATQAVDRKLVKSMEQSKVSMMPPGLLNTLSESDILDLMAYLLSKGNKEDPMFK; encoded by the coding sequence ATGACCAGACTCACCCGCACTCTCCTTGCCGCCAGCTTCCTGGTGGCCGGCGTCCCTGCTGCGCTCCGCGCAGAAACTCCCAACTGGATCTGGGCCGCCGCCGATGCCAAGCCGAACCAGAAAGTCTTCTTCCGAAAGACCTTTGAGGTGAATCCGAGGGACACCGTGCGTCTCTACGCCGCCAGTGACGACTCCATGACCGTCTACGTGAATGGCAAGGAGGCACTGAAGGGCACGGGCTGGGACAAAATCCAGGTGAAGGACCTGAGCCCTTTCACCTCCAATGGACGGAACGTCATCTCCGTGGAAGCGGGCAATGGCGGCAATGACAAGGCCGGTCTGCTGGTGAAGGTGGTGCTGGAAACTCCCAAGGGCGTGCGCGAAGTGGTCAGCGACGGCTCCTGGAAGCAGAGCGACAAGGCGGAAGACGGCTGGAAGAACGCCGACTTCAAGGACAAGGAATGGAAGCCCGCCTTCGTGGTGGCCAAGCTGGGCGAAGGTCCCTGGAAGAAAGTCACCAATGACACCCTCGCGCAAGCCGCAAACCTCAAGGCTCCCGAAGCCACGGCGGTGAAGGACATCAAGATCAAAGAAGGCTTCAAGGTCGAACTCCTCTACAGCGTGCCCATGGCGGAGCAGGGCTCCTGGGTAGCCACCTGCTTCGACGACAAGGGCCGTCTCATTGTGAGCGACCAGTATGGCAAGCTCTACCGGGTGACCCTTCCTGCACTGGGCGGCAAGGCCACCGACACCAAGGTGGAAGCCATCCCGGCGGAAATCGGCGAAGCGCAAGGCCTCGTGTATGCCTTCGGCTCGCTGTATGCGATTACGAACTCGGACAAGTATCCACGTGGCCTGTGGCGCATCCAGGACACGAATGGCGATGACCAGTTCGACAAGGTGGAACAGCTCCGCGCCTTCCCCAACAAGGGCGGCGAACACGGACCACACGCTGTGGTGGTGGGTCCCGATGGCAAGTCGCTCTACTGCATCGTTGGCAACCAGACTCCGATCACGGAGCTGAACAGCAGCTGCGTTCCACAGCATTGGGATGAAGATCGCCTTCTCGCCCCGCTCATCGGTCGCGGCTTCATGCGTGAAGTGATGGCTCCCGGTGGCTGGGTGGCGAAGACGGATCCCGAAGGCAAGAACTGGGAGCTCATCTGCACCGGCTTCCGCAACGAATATGACGCCGCCTTCAACAAGGATGGCGATCTCTTCACCTTCGATGCGGACATGGAGTGGGACTTCAGCGTGCCCTGGTACCGCCCCACCCGTGTGTGCCACGTGCTCAGCGGCGGTGAGTACGGCTGGCGCTCGCTTTCGAAGAAGTGGCCCGTGCGCTGGGAGGACAACCTCCCCCCGACTGTGGACATCGGCCCGGGCTCTCCCACCGGCGTGGGTTTTGGTTATGGCGCGAAGTTTCCGCAGAAGTATCAGGACGCCTTCTACATCTGCGACTGGAGCTACGGCAAGATGTACGCCGTGCACCTGAAGAAGAGCGGTGCCGGATACGCCGCGGACTTCGAGGAGTTCATGGCTGCCCAGCCGCTTCCGCTGACGGACGTGCTGATTTCCCCGAAGGATGGCGCCATGTATGTCACCATCGGTGGTCGTCGTGTACAGAGCGGTCTGTATCGCGTGACCTATGCAGGAGACACCGCTGCTACCGCCAAGGCACCTGCCATGACAAAGACCGGCGGCGGCAAGCTTTCCCTCAAGGAACTGCAGGCTGCCACGGTGGAAACGAAAGCGGTGGGCTTCGATGGTGCTGCCGGTGGCGCAGACTCCACGGAAGCGCTGCACAAGCTGCGTCGCGAGCTTGAGGCTTATCACAAGACCGATGCCAAGGCCGTGGACTTTGCCTGGCCGCACCTCGGTCACGAGGATCGCTTCATCCGCTTCGCGGCACGCATCGCACTGGAGCATCAGCCCGTGGAGAGCTGGAAGGATCGTGCGCTTAACGAAACCAATCCGCGCGCTTCACTCACCGCGCTGATGGCACTGGTCCGCAGTGCCAAGGGTGACAAGGCGCTGCTGCCGTTGGTGCTCGCCTCGCTGGACAAGATCGACTTCGCCACGCTTAAGGGCATCGATCGTGAAACGTACGTGCGTGACTACTACCTCGCCTTTGCCCGCCTGGGTGAACCCGAGGCAGCGTTGAAGGAGAAGACAGCGGCGAAGCTCTCGAAGCTTTTCCCCACCAGTGATCCCTGGCTGAATGTGGACCTCACCGAGGTGCTCACCTACCTGGGTGACGCCGCGTTCCTTCCGAAGGCCGTGGCCCTCGTGGACACTGCTCCCACGCAGGAAGAGCAGATTGCTCACGCCATGAGCCTGCGCTTCGCAAAGAACGGATGGACGCCCGAGCTGCGCGAGCGCTTCTTCAAGTGGGTCTGCCTGCGCGCTCCCACGTACAAGGGTGGCGCGAGCTTCAGCCTCTTCATGCAGGACATCCGCAAGGACGCCGAAGCCGGTCTTACCGATGCCGAGAAGGTGGCTCTCAAGCCCGTGCTGGAAGCAAAGCCCGATGTGCAGACGCCCCAATTCACCTTCACGCCGCGCAACTTCGTGAAGAACTACACCATGGCGGATCTCGATCATCTCCTCGGTGTGGGTCTGGAAGGTGGGCGCAACTTCGACAACGGCCGCAATCTCTTCGGCCAGGCTACGTGCTTTGCCTGTCATCGCTTCGGTCAGGAAGGCGGCGCCATCGGACCCGACCTCACCAGTGTGGCCGGCAAGTACAGCGTGCGTGACCTCCTGGTGCACATCGTGGAACCGAGCAAGGAAATCAGCGATCAGTACGGCCAGCTCGAAGTCACCCTTAATGACGGCAGCAAGGTCTTCGGTCGCATCATGAACCTCGCCGGTGATCGCATCACGCTAAACATCAACATGATGGATCCCAACGCCACCCAGGCCGTGGATCGCAAGCTGGTGAAGAGCATGGAGCAGAGCAAGGTGAGCATGATGCCCCCCGGCCTGCTGAACACGCTGAGCGAAAGTGACATCCTGGACCTCATGGCCTACCTGCTGAGCAAGGGGAACAAAGAGGATCCCATGTTCAAGTAA
- a CDS encoding phosphatidylglycerol lysyltransferase domain-containing protein — MTLVRRKLLPDLSGVAIAALLLSCLSLPLWGQSDEDDIPAPKAEVTLLHQKAMVRLYEPDERPPKAVFVFGSGDGGWSAWEDAASHWLRDAGIYVIGFDLREYAEKDYDQQKLGRDMATLANEATTRGGGDATTPIIYGGWSMGAVQAVPAGAFAGRPSSLKGLVLMSADSRGRYGLRASDELGITPTGQGTFGLSDFSKNIAGLRIAQFHGGADFMASTAWIQGLTSPHQLYIMPGANHGFDGPDDSFAPLLLRGVDWVLGDDAAVALPPEHNLPFGLSPLWPAAALAMGLAIFFIVSRRHSIRVLVLAVAIMGAVDLLEALFQKPPGVLAWMEQWVPLGVTEKSRLLLLLSGLALLSLARALRRRKHIAWMLALGMLSISAVLHLARAFDWHHTLAAVVLIIPLVRWRKEFIARSDAPSMRLGWIMAGVLALALFVYGTTGLRQLSERGNFGEALSWSQCAQGAAAAVVMQKSELDRDGSRDARSFLATLRAGSLVSALFVLALLLRPVLKRRFPEATDEERAKVKSIIATHGADPMDGFALLSDKRYFFNEDGDGVVAYALWRKFAVVLADPICDPSKRAEMVRTFSQFCTRQDWEPVFYCSHVTHRTLYEELGFVTFKVGEDARLDTGEFKLQGGKFQNLRTARNKAQKAGLTFQWYDARPHPDHGLEAQVQLISQHWLDLKHGGEMTFDLGAFNLDFIREHGCAIVRNPEGRIETFATWLCYGDGKGRCLDLMRGRNEFKDVMDFLIVEAIDHFKAGGVKEVSLGNAPLANVDVVEGEKLESREERAVKFLFDNFDKFYGYKSLFNFKKKYLPDWQGRYLAYRPRVSLAMVGLAIAGVHLPRGFVGLVRS, encoded by the coding sequence ATGACTCTTGTCAGGCGGAAGCTTCTTCCTGATCTCAGCGGCGTCGCAATCGCCGCTCTCTTGCTCTCGTGTCTCAGCCTGCCACTGTGGGGCCAGAGCGATGAAGATGACATCCCTGCTCCCAAGGCGGAAGTGACCCTCCTGCACCAGAAAGCCATGGTGCGCCTGTACGAACCGGATGAGCGACCGCCGAAGGCCGTCTTTGTGTTCGGCTCCGGCGATGGTGGGTGGTCCGCCTGGGAAGATGCGGCCAGCCACTGGCTGCGGGATGCGGGGATCTATGTAATCGGATTCGATCTGCGTGAGTACGCAGAAAAGGATTATGACCAGCAGAAGCTCGGCCGGGACATGGCCACGCTGGCCAATGAAGCCACTACACGGGGCGGGGGCGATGCCACCACGCCCATCATCTACGGCGGGTGGAGCATGGGCGCAGTGCAGGCCGTGCCGGCAGGGGCATTCGCAGGACGCCCCTCGAGCTTGAAGGGGCTGGTCCTGATGAGCGCGGATAGCCGGGGACGGTACGGGTTGCGAGCCTCAGATGAGCTTGGCATCACGCCCACGGGACAGGGCACATTTGGCCTTTCAGACTTCAGCAAGAATATCGCCGGCCTCCGGATCGCACAATTCCATGGCGGAGCGGACTTCATGGCGTCAACGGCCTGGATACAAGGCCTGACCTCGCCGCATCAGCTCTACATCATGCCGGGAGCGAACCACGGCTTCGATGGTCCGGACGACAGCTTCGCGCCGCTGCTGCTGCGCGGGGTGGACTGGGTGCTGGGGGATGATGCGGCCGTGGCGCTCCCCCCTGAGCATAACCTTCCCTTTGGGCTCTCGCCCTTGTGGCCCGCAGCGGCGCTCGCGATGGGTCTCGCGATCTTTTTCATCGTGTCGCGCCGGCACTCCATCCGGGTGTTGGTACTCGCGGTGGCCATCATGGGTGCGGTGGATCTGCTGGAAGCCTTGTTCCAGAAGCCACCAGGGGTGCTGGCGTGGATGGAGCAGTGGGTTCCTCTGGGAGTGACGGAGAAGAGCCGCCTGCTGCTGCTGCTCTCCGGGCTGGCGCTGCTCTCGCTCGCGCGCGCACTGCGCCGGAGGAAACACATCGCATGGATGCTGGCGCTGGGCATGCTGAGCATCTCCGCCGTGCTGCACCTTGCCCGTGCGTTTGACTGGCACCACACGCTCGCGGCCGTAGTTTTGATTATACCTCTGGTGCGATGGAGAAAGGAATTCATCGCCCGCTCGGATGCACCCTCAATGCGACTGGGCTGGATCATGGCAGGCGTGCTTGCCCTGGCACTGTTCGTCTATGGCACCACGGGATTGCGGCAACTCAGCGAGCGCGGCAATTTCGGTGAGGCGCTCTCATGGTCCCAATGCGCCCAAGGCGCGGCCGCAGCCGTTGTGATGCAGAAGTCCGAGCTGGACCGCGATGGCAGCCGTGATGCGCGCAGCTTCCTGGCGACGTTGCGGGCCGGCAGCCTGGTGAGCGCCCTTTTCGTGCTGGCGCTTCTGCTGCGTCCCGTACTGAAGCGCCGCTTCCCTGAGGCCACCGATGAAGAGCGCGCAAAGGTAAAGAGCATCATTGCGACCCACGGCGCCGATCCGATGGATGGATTCGCTCTGCTGTCAGACAAACGATACTTCTTCAATGAGGATGGCGACGGCGTGGTAGCCTATGCCTTGTGGAGGAAGTTCGCCGTGGTGCTGGCGGATCCCATTTGCGATCCCTCGAAGCGAGCTGAGATGGTGCGGACCTTCAGCCAATTCTGCACACGTCAGGACTGGGAACCTGTCTTCTACTGCTCCCATGTGACTCATCGGACGCTCTATGAGGAGTTGGGGTTCGTGACTTTTAAAGTGGGTGAAGATGCGCGACTCGACACGGGTGAGTTCAAGCTCCAGGGCGGCAAGTTCCAAAACCTCCGCACGGCGCGAAACAAGGCGCAGAAAGCAGGCCTCACCTTCCAGTGGTATGATGCCAGGCCGCATCCGGATCATGGACTGGAGGCCCAGGTGCAGCTCATCTCCCAACATTGGCTCGACCTGAAGCACGGCGGGGAAATGACCTTCGACCTCGGTGCCTTCAATCTGGACTTCATCCGCGAGCACGGCTGCGCGATCGTGCGCAATCCGGAGGGCCGCATTGAGACCTTCGCCACCTGGCTCTGCTACGGTGATGGCAAAGGACGCTGCCTGGATCTCATGCGCGGGCGCAATGAGTTCAAGGATGTGATGGACTTCCTCATCGTGGAAGCCATCGATCACTTCAAGGCCGGTGGCGTGAAGGAGGTGAGCCTGGGCAATGCCCCCCTCGCCAACGTCGATGTTGTGGAAGGAGAAAAACTCGAAAGCCGCGAGGAGCGCGCCGTGAAGTTCCTCTTCGACAACTTCGACAAATTCTACGGCTACAAGAGTCTTTTCAACTTCAAGAAGAAGTACCTTCCCGACTGGCAGGGACGCTACCTGGCCTATCGCCCGCGCGTGAGTCTCGCCATGGTGGGCCTTGCCATTGCGGGCGTACACTTGCCTCGTGGCTTTGTTGGGCTGGTGAGATCATGA
- a CDS encoding glycosyl hydrolase family 28-related protein, whose amino-acid sequence MALLTLAASGADQNSELWGASGEKWTPASRLPDFSQAGYRRGEELYRIPKKTVSVKDLGAKGDGKTDDTKAFKKAISGPDKLVLIPKGRYVLSDMLEITEPRVVLRGAGPLETVLFFTRPLQEIKPATEQTGEGKMTSVYSWSGGLISAKGAQPPTKGSPVEVTAEAKRGDMKLTVGSHRFKVGDEVMLVVTDTAEQSLLHYLHRGQGKDIRSNWKKVNSQVFRVTQAGAKEITLDRGLRFDVKLEWIPNVCLFSPEVTDVGVEELGFEFPAQAYKGHWEEVGYNPIEFTRNVAHCWVRNVRVWNADSGPFISGWFCSVDGILFGADAGRNFAGGISGHHGVTFEGSDNLCTNFKFETKMFHDVTLQNGAMGNVFSKGSAPDFNMDHHKGAPYENLLTDIDAGEGTRLFQSGGAGGYGNHTAAGATFWNIRSKQPTNWPEQYSLDAMNLVAMNTQGAEVKTPDGRWMESIPPGSIAPADLHLAMRQKRLGPRAPATVAAAPPRNGGVQQWKSTDGRVIEAQFVGLQGDQVTLVRGGQSFVVPMVRLAPESQVQARNLAGSNPTP is encoded by the coding sequence ATGGCCCTGCTCACCCTCGCCGCTTCAGGAGCCGACCAAAATTCCGAACTCTGGGGTGCCTCGGGAGAAAAGTGGACCCCGGCCAGCCGGCTCCCTGACTTTTCCCAAGCAGGATACCGCAGAGGCGAAGAGCTATACCGCATCCCGAAGAAGACCGTCTCCGTCAAAGACCTCGGCGCGAAGGGTGATGGGAAAACGGATGACACCAAGGCCTTCAAGAAGGCCATCTCCGGCCCGGACAAACTGGTTCTGATTCCGAAAGGGCGATATGTGCTCTCGGACATGCTGGAGATCACGGAGCCACGCGTCGTGCTGCGTGGGGCGGGTCCGCTGGAAACCGTGCTGTTCTTCACACGCCCACTCCAGGAGATCAAACCCGCCACCGAGCAGACAGGAGAAGGGAAGATGACATCGGTGTATTCGTGGAGCGGCGGCCTCATCAGTGCGAAGGGGGCACAACCACCCACCAAAGGCTCGCCAGTGGAGGTGACCGCCGAAGCAAAGCGCGGTGACATGAAGCTGACGGTAGGCTCGCACCGCTTCAAAGTAGGAGACGAGGTCATGCTGGTGGTCACGGACACAGCCGAGCAATCGCTGCTGCACTACCTCCATCGGGGTCAGGGAAAGGACATCCGCTCCAATTGGAAGAAGGTGAATTCCCAGGTATTCCGGGTCACTCAGGCGGGCGCCAAGGAAATCACGCTGGACCGGGGGCTGCGATTTGATGTGAAGCTGGAGTGGATTCCCAATGTCTGCCTGTTCAGTCCCGAGGTCACCGACGTGGGCGTGGAGGAGTTGGGCTTTGAGTTCCCTGCCCAGGCGTACAAGGGTCACTGGGAGGAGGTGGGGTACAATCCCATCGAGTTCACCCGCAATGTCGCGCACTGCTGGGTCCGCAATGTGCGTGTGTGGAATGCGGACAGCGGCCCTTTCATCTCCGGCTGGTTTTGCTCCGTGGATGGCATCTTGTTCGGCGCGGATGCCGGTCGCAATTTCGCCGGTGGGATCTCCGGCCATCACGGAGTGACGTTCGAAGGAAGCGACAACCTGTGCACGAACTTCAAGTTCGAGACAAAAATGTTTCACGACGTGACCCTGCAAAACGGCGCCATGGGAAATGTCTTCTCGAAAGGAAGCGCACCCGATTTCAATATGGATCATCACAAGGGTGCGCCCTACGAGAACTTGCTCACCGACATCGATGCAGGCGAAGGAACGCGACTCTTCCAGTCCGGCGGCGCGGGCGGCTACGGGAATCACACCGCCGCGGGAGCCACCTTCTGGAACATCCGTAGCAAGCAGCCGACGAACTGGCCGGAGCAGTACTCCCTGGATGCCATGAATCTCGTGGCAATGAACACTCAGGGTGCGGAAGTGAAGACGCCAGATGGCCGATGGATGGAATCCATCCCCCCAGGCAGCATCGCGCCGGCGGATCTTCATCTTGCGATGCGGCAGAAGCGTCTGGGCCCTCGTGCGCCCGCCACAGTGGCAGCGGCACCGCCTCGGAACGGTGGAGTGCAGCAGTGGAAAAGCACGGACGGACGAGTGATCGAGGCGCAGTTCGTCGGACTCCAGGGCGACCAGGTGACCCTGGTGCGGGGAGGCCAGTCGTTCGTCGTTCCGATGGTTCGACTGGCACCGGAAAGCCAGGTACAGGCGCGCAATCTGGCAGGATCAAATCCCACGCCGTGA
- a CDS encoding glycosyl hydrolase family 28-related protein — translation MMKTCSIRWTSLMAVSHLAMVTTFATAADQNSELWGVAGEKWTPTSRLPDFSQAGYRRGEEPYRIPKETISVKDLGAKGDGKTDDTEAFKKAIASGPDKLILIPKGRYVLSDQLEIRQPRVVLRGDGPLETVLLFTRPLQEIKPTTAATGDGKATSAYSWSGGLISVGGSPPHKGTKLPVTAEAKRGDLKLTLAAHSFKEGDEVLLTATDTSSQSLLAYLHRGQATDLSPSFKKVISQVFRVTKADATELTLDRGLRMDVKLEWAPTVCLFSPDVMDVGVENMGFEFPAEAYKGHWEEVGYNPIEFSQYVAHCWVRNIRVWNGDNGPFISGWFCTVDGILFGADRRRNFTGGISGHHGVTFTGSDNLCTNFIFETMMFHDVTVDHGATGNVFSRGRAMDFNMDHHKSAPYENLFTDIDAGDGTRLFGSGGAPGRGNHTAAGATFWNIRSKQGADWPEHFKLDAMNLVAMKMRGRDIKTPEGRWIETIRPGGITPPDIHLAMLQKRLAGRTPVAASATVASPAGGVQSWKSADGRTIEAQFAGLQNDQVTLLRSGKSFIVPLVRLAPESQDLARKLAGGTGSP, via the coding sequence ATGATGAAGACTTGCTCCATACGATGGACCTCCTTGATGGCCGTATCGCATCTGGCCATGGTCACCACGTTCGCCACGGCGGCGGATCAGAATTCGGAACTCTGGGGTGTGGCTGGGGAAAAATGGACACCGACCAGCCGTTTACCGGACTTTTCCCAGGCGGGTTATCGCAGGGGCGAGGAACCCTACCGCATTCCAAAGGAAACCATCTCCGTGAAGGACCTCGGCGCAAAAGGCGATGGGAAGACTGATGACACCGAAGCATTTAAGAAAGCCATCGCCAGTGGCCCGGACAAACTGATACTGATCCCGAAGGGAAGGTATGTCCTCTCGGACCAACTGGAGATCCGGCAGCCTCGTGTGGTATTGCGGGGTGACGGCCCGCTGGAAACAGTGCTGCTCTTCACGCGTCCGCTCCAGGAGATCAAACCCACGACCGCCGCGACCGGCGATGGGAAGGCGACCTCCGCCTATTCATGGAGCGGCGGTCTCATCAGCGTGGGAGGCTCACCACCCCACAAAGGAACAAAGCTGCCGGTGACCGCGGAAGCGAAACGTGGCGACCTGAAGCTGACGCTGGCAGCACACAGCTTCAAGGAGGGCGATGAGGTGTTGCTGACTGCGACGGACACCTCTTCACAATCACTCTTGGCCTATCTGCATCGCGGCCAGGCGACGGATCTCAGCCCGAGTTTTAAGAAAGTGATCTCCCAGGTCTTCCGGGTCACCAAGGCAGATGCCACGGAACTTACGCTGGACCGGGGCCTGCGGATGGATGTGAAGCTCGAGTGGGCGCCCACTGTCTGTCTGTTCAGCCCCGATGTCATGGACGTGGGGGTGGAGAATATGGGTTTTGAATTTCCTGCCGAGGCGTACAAGGGCCACTGGGAAGAGGTGGGATACAATCCCATCGAGTTTTCCCAGTATGTGGCGCACTGCTGGGTCCGGAATATACGGGTGTGGAACGGGGACAATGGCCCATTCATCTCCGGCTGGTTCTGCACGGTCGATGGCATCCTCTTTGGCGCCGATCGCCGGCGAAACTTCACCGGCGGCATTTCCGGTCACCACGGCGTGACGTTCACCGGATCGGATAATCTGTGCACCAACTTCATTTTCGAAACCATGATGTTCCATGACGTCACCGTGGACCACGGGGCCACGGGCAATGTCTTCTCCCGGGGACGTGCCATGGACTTCAACATGGACCACCACAAGAGCGCACCGTACGAAAATCTCTTCACCGACATCGATGCAGGCGATGGGACGCGGCTCTTCGGCTCCGGAGGTGCTCCTGGCAGGGGGAACCACACCGCCGCAGGAGCCACCTTCTGGAACATCCGCAGCAAGCAGGGCGCGGACTGGCCGGAACATTTCAAGCTGGACGCCATGAATCTGGTGGCAATGAAGATGCGAGGCAGGGACATCAAGACTCCCGAAGGACGGTGGATAGAAACTATCCGTCCGGGTGGCATCACACCACCGGACATCCATCTCGCGATGCTGCAGAAGCGGCTGGCTGGTCGCACTCCCGTCGCCGCCTCCGCTACTGTGGCATCTCCCGCAGGAGGTGTGCAGTCATGGAAGAGCGCGGATGGACGGACCATCGAGGCCCAGTTTGCCGGGCTTCAAAACGACCAGGTGACGCTGTTGCGCTCAGGAAAGTCGTTCATTGTTCCACTGGTACGCCTTGCGCCCGAAAGCCAGGATTTGGCACGCAAGCTGGCAGGCGGCACTGGGAGCCCTTAG